Below is a genomic region from Sneathia vaginalis.
AAAATGCGGCAATTGTAGAAATACTCATTAATACTTTTTCATCAAAAAAATCTTTTTTTGTCACACAATTATATGCCCCTATTAATATTGGAAGGCCTATAACAAGGTATGCAAAAATGTATACTGGTATGAAAAAGTAATATAGCTCATAGTCTACATATCTAAATTTTTGTAATAATTCCACTACAAAAGCAACTACAAATAGACAAAGCGAAATTATTATTAACATACGTTCTTTATCTAATGTAGCTAATTCATGGTCTGCATCTATATCTGCCTTGCTTTTATTTGCTTCCAATACACTAACATCTGGTTCTATGTATCTTATATCTTCTTTTACTTTTTCTATATCACTAGTCGATATTATCATAGTTTTAGTTGTAAAACTAATACTAACTTCATTGACATAGTCTTTTTTTAATAAATACTTTTCTAATTTTGTTGCACAATCTGCACAGTCTAAACCCTCTAGCCTATATTTTTCCATAAAAATACTTTTACCCCCAAACTATTTATAGTCAAATTATACAATATAAAAAAAAAGAAGTCAAAACTTCTAAATATTTATTCTGCTTCTTTTTCTTCTTTAGCATCTGCTAAAACTTTTCTTCCTCTATATAGCCCTGTTTCTAAATTTACTCTATGTGGTCTTCTTACTGTTCCATCTGCCTCAACTATAAATGAAGGTGCTGATATCCCATCATGTGATCTTCTCATATTTCTTTTCGCTTTAGAGGTTCTCTTCTTTGGTACTGCCATTTGAAGACTCCTTTCATTTTTTACGTTAACATAAGAATTATACTCAATTACAGTTTTTTTGTCAAGGAAAAACACTTTAATTTTTATTATTTTACATCATTACCATAATAAGCATTTTTACCATGTTTTCTATTGTAATGCTTATCTTGGATACACTTAGGAGCTTCTTTAACTTCTTTATTTATCATCTCAGTTAATATTGCCATTTTCGCTACTTCTTCTAGAACAACTGCATTGTATACAGCTTTTTTTGCATTTTCACCCCATGAAAAAGAACCATGGTTTTTACATAATATTGTAGGTGTTGCCATATAGTCTAACTTCTCAAACGTTTCTATAATAACCTTACCTGTATTTTTTTCATATGCTTCATTTATTTCTTCTTCTGTTAGGTTTCTACTACAAGGTATATCACCATATATGCTATCTGCGTGCGTTGTTCCATAACACGGTATATTTCTTCCTGCTTGTGCAAAACTTGTTGCATATGTAGAATGTGTATGAACTATACCTCCAATTTTGCTAAATGCCTTATAAAGTTCTACATGAGTTGGTGTATCAGATGATGGTTTGTATCTACCTTCTACAACATTACCTTCTAAATCAACTACAACCATATCATCTGGAGTTAATTTATCATAATCAACACCACTAGGCTTTATTACAAACAATCCCTTTTCTCTATCTATTTCAGAAACATTTCCCCATGTAAACTTCACCAAATTATACTTTGGTAAATCCATATTAGCTTCATATACTCTCTTTTTTAATTCTTCTAACATTTTAATGTTCCTTTTCTATTTCATCTAACATAGTTCTAAATGTACTTACTGCAAACCTTATATCTTTTTCAAAGTCTTCTTGTCCAACATACCATAATTCTGTAACATATCTTCTAACACCTATCTTCCACAACTCTTCTAAACACTCTCTAAAGTTTACGTGTCCTGTTAAAAATGGTATTTCTCTATAATGACCTGGAATACTTTCCTTTATATGTGCTGCAACAGTTAAATGTTTACCTTCTTTAATATCATCTAAAACATCCTCGTTATATATCAAAGATGAATTTTTAATATTACCTAAGTCTGGATATATTTTTAAAAATGGTGAATTAATATATTCTACTACTTCTTTAGCCTTTTTTACTGTATCCATAAATGGTGTTTCCATAGTTTCAAAAGCTAACATTACACCGTACTTACTAGCTATTTCTGTTGCTTTTTTTAAGTTTTCTAAGAATAATTCTTTAGTCTTTTGGTTACCTTTTTCATAATACACATCATAACCTGCAAGTTGTATTATTCTCACACCTAAACTATCAGCTAACTTAATCGCCTTTTCTATTATCTCCATACTTCTTTTACGAATATTCTCATCTAAAGAACCCATAGGATATTTTCTTTGTCCTGATAAGCACATACTTCGTATATTAAAGCCTACTTTTCTCATAGCAATAACTACATCATCTACAGTTTCTTTATCCCAATCTAAACGACTTAATTTTTCATCTGTTTCATCTATACTAATTTCCATAAAGTCATAACCAAGTTGTTTAGCTAGTTCTAATTTTTCTTTAATACTTAAACTATTAGGCATAGCTTTTTCATATACCCCTAATACATATTTTTTCATAATTCTCCTATAATATTTGTAAGAATGGTAAATCTGTCTCCATTTCAAATGCATCTTCAAATCCACGTGGGTACATATATTCCATATCATCTTTGTTATCTGGATATATGAACTTACCACCAGGTTGCCAAATATATGGTTTAAACTTGTATTTTAATCTCTTTCTTCTCATTTCCCATAATACTAATATTTCATTTGTATCTGACATAAAGTTAGTCCAGATATCATGGTGTATAGGTATAATTACATTAGTGTCTAAACTTTCAGCTACTCTTAATACATCTGAAGCTGTTAATTTATCTGTCATACCTCTTGGATTTTCTCCAAATCCTACAAACGCAACATCAACTTTGTGATCTTTTGCATGTTTTACATAATAGTTTGAATAGTGTGAATCTCCAGCATGATAAATATTTCCAGCATCTGTTTTTACTAGATAATTTACTGCCATATCATCCATATCAGGTGGTAATTTACCTTTCAATACAACATCTTCACTTACTGTTAATAACATTGTTCTATCAAATGATTCTAACATAACTATTTCCATATCTTTGATTTTTACAATATCACCTGGTCTAACACAAACTATTCTTTCTTCAGGCACTCCCCATTTTCTCCATAAATCACAACAACTCTTAGGACCAATAAATTTAGCTTCTGGACAATTTTGTGTTATTGCTGCAGCGACATTTACATCTATGTGATCACTATGACTATGAGTTGCTAATATTGCATCTATCTTTGTAATTTTAAATGGATCTATTAAGCAAGGTGTGTTTCTTAAATTTGGTTGTAATTTAACGCAACCACAAGCTCTTTGGTGTTGGTGTTTTGGTTTCATAAATTTGTTTTTCTTAGTTCTCTTACCAGTTGATAGCCATAAATCTATACAGATATTAGCACCACCATTTGTTTTAATCCATGTACCCATATTTCCAAGCCACCACATAGCGACTTTACCTTTTTCAACAACTTCTTCATCAATTTCTTCATTTAGCCAAGTTCCCCATTCAGGAAATGTGTTTAGAATCCAGCTTTCTCTTGTTATTTCATTAATTTTAGACATTGTATCTCTCCTTATGCTTTTTTTATAGAACGGTTTTTTTATATTTATTTACTTACAACTTTATTATATTTCATAAAAGAAATTAAAGAAGTCCAATTTATTACTATTGATGTGTTCAATATTGGGATAAAAAAAGAAAGGCTTTTAACCTTTCTTGTATATAGCTTTTACAATAT
It encodes:
- the rpmF gene encoding 50S ribosomal protein L32, with the protein product MAVPKKRTSKAKRNMRRSHDGISAPSFIVEADGTVRRPHRVNLETGLYRGRKVLADAKEEKEAE
- a CDS encoding L-ribulose-5-phosphate 3-epimerase, whose protein sequence is MKKYVLGVYEKAMPNSLSIKEKLELAKQLGYDFMEISIDETDEKLSRLDWDKETVDDVVIAMRKVGFNIRSMCLSGQRKYPMGSLDENIRKRSMEIIEKAIKLADSLGVRIIQLAGYDVYYEKGNQKTKELFLENLKKATEIASKYGVMLAFETMETPFMDTVKKAKEVVEYINSPFLKIYPDLGNIKNSSLIYNEDVLDDIKEGKHLTVAAHIKESIPGHYREIPFLTGHVNFRECLEELWKIGVRRYVTELWYVGQEDFEKDIRFAVSTFRTMLDEIEKEH
- a CDS encoding L-ribulose-5-phosphate 4-epimerase, whose translation is MLEELKKRVYEANMDLPKYNLVKFTWGNVSEIDREKGLFVIKPSGVDYDKLTPDDMVVVDLEGNVVEGRYKPSSDTPTHVELYKAFSKIGGIVHTHSTYATSFAQAGRNIPCYGTTHADSIYGDIPCSRNLTEEEINEAYEKNTGKVIIETFEKLDYMATPTILCKNHGSFSWGENAKKAVYNAVVLEEVAKMAILTEMINKEVKEAPKCIQDKHYNRKHGKNAYYGNDVK
- the ulaG gene encoding L-ascorbate 6-phosphate lactonase, whose product is MSKINEITRESWILNTFPEWGTWLNEEIDEEVVEKGKVAMWWLGNMGTWIKTNGGANICIDLWLSTGKRTKKNKFMKPKHQHQRACGCVKLQPNLRNTPCLIDPFKITKIDAILATHSHSDHIDVNVAAAITQNCPEAKFIGPKSCCDLWRKWGVPEERIVCVRPGDIVKIKDMEIVMLESFDRTMLLTVSEDVVLKGKLPPDMDDMAVNYLVKTDAGNIYHAGDSHYSNYYVKHAKDHKVDVAFVGFGENPRGMTDKLTASDVLRVAESLDTNVIIPIHHDIWTNFMSDTNEILVLWEMRRKRLKYKFKPYIWQPGGKFIYPDNKDDMEYMYPRGFEDAFEMETDLPFLQIL